A single region of the Labrus bergylta chromosome 10, fLabBer1.1, whole genome shotgun sequence genome encodes:
- the prom2 gene encoding prominin-2, translating to MGLCVNMRWQQGSAGAFRAGVGALLLGLSLAQSIPPQAACRAALAQQSLPENQYHETAEGDSGGFLSAFVQSFLNTVQPNPFPKDLVLNVVQDMNQVLSNQDLAKEALVYEVGFLVCAAIGILYIVLMPIVGFFLACCRCCGNCGGKMYQKQTSSIHCRRRSLYWSAFITTVIILAGNICMFRSNQGLKVTVDETAEEISNTLENINIFLSAVPQEVYHVVNESYKTIQEVTRNLDTIGPKLGKEIQEQFAGPLEPALSSVRLLDEDTENTGVQVNKLNSSLAQLQSSVDRLQANVTAIRNRINQTFSNPNCVGCQNLLPELQKLDTLDMTITFPSLNELQSAVDEVVKVNLTSKIEEVEDYFDSIPQRVTNGTEDVVQNSKQLLDNIEAQISQIAGDLPLPALNDISTTLDGLQRDIDRLTPQVEKGERIRWGVCVALCCLVLLVVVCNLLGLVLGPLGLSPNKDPTKRSGTADCAGTFFMMGAGFSFLFSWLFMILVLVLFLVGGNVYTLVCRPWNNGQLLQLIDTPGLIPGLNLSASLGLKSEISISDIYRDCVANKPLWTTLHLNELIDLEDLLNVSKYTDQIEQFFESTDIPLSSFTLLSPEVKNQLSSFSDKTKDLDSVDITQQLNNITRINLNTTADKLDLLATFQSNDGVKKELQNQARDLRQIQADIETTIIPQMEKLNSTIAGLRSIAEKINGTVGEVLSNVGAAQDFLNTNTTQIVKTESRKFVDCQLGYFIVYADWANLTITLHLGRCGPVADVVDSAERLLCLNLVESLNAFWFSLGWCMIFFIPSIIFSIKLAKYYRKMKYSDVFEENLHMHSIPRAQMKFT from the exons ATGGGGTTATGTGTGAATATGAGGTGGCAGCAGGGCAGCGCTGGAGCGTTCAGGGCCGGAGTAGGAGCACTCCTGCTGGGTCTCAGCCTGGCTCAATCCATCCCTCCACAGGCCGCGTGTCGAGCAGCCTTGGCCCAGCAGAGCCTCCCTGAGAACCAGTACCATGAAACAGCAGAGGGAGACTCCGGCGGCTTTCTGTCTGCGTTTGTCCAGTCTTTTCTGAACACAGTGCAGCCTAACCCCTTCCCTAAAG ATCTGGTCCTGAACGTAGTCCAGGATATGAACCAAGTGTTGTCAAATCAAGACCTTGCCAAGGAA GCCCTGGTGTATGAAGTCGGATTCCTGGTGTGTGCAGCCATCGGTATCCTGTACATCGTCCTCATGCCCATAGTTGGTTTCTTCCTGGCGTGCTGTCGCTGCTGTGGAAACTGTGGTGGGAAGATGTACCAGAAGCAGACGTCCTCCATTCACTGTCGCAGGAGATCTCTCTACTGGAGCGCCTTCATCACCACAGTCATAatcct tgctGGGAATATATGCATGTTCAGAAGTAATCAAGGCCTCAAAGTAACTGTGGACGAGACTGCAGAGGAGATCAGCAACACTttagaaaacatcaacatcttccTCAGTGCTGTGCCTCAG GAAGTGTACCACGTGGTGAATGAAAGCTACAAAACCATACAGGAGGTCACCAGGAACCTAGATA CTATAGGCCCTAAGCTGGGAAAAGAAATCCAGGAGCAGTTCGCAGGACCGCTGGAGCCTGCGCTGAGCTCAGTCAGACTTCTGGACGAAG atACTGAAAACACAGGCGTCCAAGTAAACAAGCTGAACTCATCTTTGGCCCAGCTGCAGTCCAGCGTGGATCGCCTCCAGGCCAATGTCACTGCTATTCGCAATCGCATCAATCAAACTTTCTCCAACCCAAACTGCGTCGGCTGTCAGAACCTGCTGCCCGAGCTACAGAAACTCGACACACTGGACATGACCATCACT TTTCCCAGCTTGAATGAGCTCCAGTCTGCAGTAGATGAAGTCGTCAAAGTAAATCTCACATCCAAAATCGAGGAG GTGGAGGATTATTTTGACAGCATCCCTCAGAGAGTGACAAATGGCACCGAGGATGTGGTTCAAA ACAGCAAGCAGCTGTTGGACAACATAGAAGCACAAATATCACAGATCGCTGGTGACCTTCCTCTGCCTGCTTTGAACGACATTTCGACGACTCTGGACGGGCTGCAGAGAGACATCGACAGGCTCACACCGCAAGTCGAGAAAGGCGAGCGTATCAG GTGGGGAGTGTGTGTGGCCCTGTGCTGTCTGGTCCTCCTGGTGGTGGTGTGTAACCTCCTGGGTCTGGTCCTCGGCCCTTTGGGTCTGAGTCCAAACAAAGACCCAACAAAACGCTCGGGTACTGCCGATTGTGCAGGCACCTTCTTCATGAT GGGTGCAGGTTTCAGCTTCCTCTTCTCCTGGCTCTTCATGATTCTGGTTCTGGTGCTGTTCCTAGTGGGTGGGAATGTTTACACTCTGGTCTGTCGGCCCTGGAACAACGGACAACTGCTACAG CTCATCGATACTCCAGGTTTAATTCCAGGGCTGAATTTGAGTGCAAGTTTGGGATTGAAATCTGAAATCAGTATCTCTGATATCTACAG aGACTGTGTGGCGAACAAACCTCTGTGGACAACGCTCCACCTGAATGAGCTCATAGACCTGGAAGACCTGCTCAACGTGTCCAAA TACACAGATCAGATCGAGCAGTTCTTTGAGAGTACAGACATCCCTCTGTCGTCGTTCACTCTGCTGAGCCCTGAAGTTAAAAACCAGCTCAGCAGCTTCTCCGACAAGACCAAAGACCTTGACTCAGTTGACATCACACAGCAG TTAAATAACATTACTAGGATCAATCTAAACACAACGGCTGATAAACTTGACCTGCTCGCCACCTTTCAA TCGAATGATGGTGTTAAAAAAGAGCTTCAGAATCAGGCCAGAGACCTGAGGCAGATCCAGGCTGACATAGAAACAACCATCATTCCTCAAATG GAAAAGCTCAACTCGACCATCGCGGGCCTTCGATCCATCGCAGAGAAAATCAAT GGAACGGTGGGGGAGGTGCTGAGCAACGTGGGAGCAGCACAAGACTTCCTCAACACAAATACGACACAGATCGTCAAGACC GAGAGCAGAAAGTTTGTGGACTGTCAGCTGGGCTACTTCATTGTTTATGCTGACTGGGCCAACCTCACG ATCACACTACATTTGGGCCGCTGTGGGCCGGTGGCGGATGTTGTGGACTCTGCTGAGCGTCTCCTCTGCTTAAACTTGGTGGAGTCTCTG AACGCCTTCTGGTTCAGTCTGGGCTGGTGCATGATCTTCTTCATCCCCAGCATCATCTTCTCTATCAAGCTAGCAAAGTACTACCGCAAAATGAAGTACTCTGATGTCTTTGA AGAGAACTTACACATGCACTCCATCCCCCGGGCCCAGATGAAATTCACCTGA
- the ldb1a gene encoding LIM domain-binding protein 1-A isoform X5 — MSVGGCACPGCSSKSFKLYSPKEPPNGGSFPPFHPGAMLDRDVGPTPMYPPSYMEPGMGRPTPYGNQTDYRIYELNKRLQNWTEDCDNLWWDAFTTEFFEDDAMLTITFCLEDGPKRYTIGRTLIPRYFRSIFEGGATELFYVLKHPKESFHSNFVSLDCDQCTMVTQNGKPMFTQVCVEGRLYLEFMFDDMMRIKTWHFSIRQHREVLPRSILAMHDPQMLDQLAKNITRCGLSNSTLNYLRLCVILEPMQELMSRHKTYSLSPRDCLKTCLFQKWQRMVAPPAEPARQAPNKRRKRKVSGGSTVSSGGGNNNNSNSKKKSPANSFSLSSQDLVGTKTCTVPELEDRS, encoded by the exons GCTGTTCGTCAAAGTCATTCAAGCTGTACTCTCCTAAGGAGCCCCCAAACGGCGGCAGCTTTCCCCCCTTCCACCCAGGCGCTATGCTGGACAGAGATGTGGG GCCCACACCCATGTACCCACCGTCATACATGGAGCCTGGAATGGG gAGACCCACACCGTACGGGAACCAGACAGATTACCGGATATATGAGCTGAACAAACGGCTACAGAATTGGACAGAG GACTGTGACAATCTCTGGTGGGATGCGTTCACCACAGAGTTTTTTGAGGATGACGCCATGCTTACCATCACTTTCTGTCTGGAAGATGGACCCAAACGATACA CCATCGGCAGGACGTTAATCCCGAGATACTTCCGAAGTATTTTCGAGGGGGGTGCCACAGAGCTGTTCTACGTTTTGAAGCACCCGAAGGAGTCCTTCCACAGTAACTTTGTGTCTCTGGACTGTGACCAGTGCACCATGGTGACCCAGAACGGCAAACCCATGTTCACACAG GTTTGTGTGGAGGGGCGCCTGTACCTAGAGTTCATGTTTGACGACATGATGAGGATCAAGACTTGGCACTTCAGcatcagacaacacagagaggTCCTACCAAGGAGCATATTGGCTATGCAT GATCCTCAGATGCTCGATCAGCTGGCTAAGAATATCACCAGATGTGGGCTGTCGAACTCCACGCTCAACTACCTCCGT CTATGTGTGATATTGGAGCCAATGCAAGAGTTGATGTCCAGGCATAAGACCTACAGTCTGAGCCCCAGAGACTGCCTGAAGACCTGTCTCTTCCAAAAGTGGCAAAGAATGGTAGCCCCTCCAG CTGAGCCAGCCAGACAAGCTCCAAACAAGCGACGGAAAAGAAAGGTGTCCGGTGGAAGCACCGTGAGCTCCGGTGGAGGcaacaataacaacagcaacagcaaaaagaagagtCCAGCAAACAGCTTTTCACTCTCCAGCCAG gaCCTGGTTGGAACAAAAACCTGTACAGTGCCGGAGCTTGAGGACCGGAGTTGA
- the ldb1a gene encoding LIM domain-binding protein 1-A isoform X4 → MSVGGCACPGCSSKSFKLYSPKEPPNGGSFPPFHPGAMLDRDVGPTPMYPPSYMEPGMGRPTPYGNQTDYRIYELNKRLQNWTEDCDNLWWDAFTTEFFEDDAMLTITFCLEDGPKRYTIGRTLIPRYFRSIFEGGATELFYVLKHPKESFHSNFVSLDCDQCTMVTQNGKPMFTQVCVEGRLYLEFMFDDMMRIKTWHFSIRQHREVLPRSILAMHDPQMLDQLAKNITRCGLSNSTLNYLRLCVILEPMQELMSRHKTYSLSPRDCLKTCLFQKWQRMVAPPAEPARQAPNKRRKRKVSGGSTVSSGGGNNNNSNSKKKSPANSFSLSSQVPDLVGTKTCTVPELEDRS, encoded by the exons GCTGTTCGTCAAAGTCATTCAAGCTGTACTCTCCTAAGGAGCCCCCAAACGGCGGCAGCTTTCCCCCCTTCCACCCAGGCGCTATGCTGGACAGAGATGTGGG GCCCACACCCATGTACCCACCGTCATACATGGAGCCTGGAATGGG gAGACCCACACCGTACGGGAACCAGACAGATTACCGGATATATGAGCTGAACAAACGGCTACAGAATTGGACAGAG GACTGTGACAATCTCTGGTGGGATGCGTTCACCACAGAGTTTTTTGAGGATGACGCCATGCTTACCATCACTTTCTGTCTGGAAGATGGACCCAAACGATACA CCATCGGCAGGACGTTAATCCCGAGATACTTCCGAAGTATTTTCGAGGGGGGTGCCACAGAGCTGTTCTACGTTTTGAAGCACCCGAAGGAGTCCTTCCACAGTAACTTTGTGTCTCTGGACTGTGACCAGTGCACCATGGTGACCCAGAACGGCAAACCCATGTTCACACAG GTTTGTGTGGAGGGGCGCCTGTACCTAGAGTTCATGTTTGACGACATGATGAGGATCAAGACTTGGCACTTCAGcatcagacaacacagagaggTCCTACCAAGGAGCATATTGGCTATGCAT GATCCTCAGATGCTCGATCAGCTGGCTAAGAATATCACCAGATGTGGGCTGTCGAACTCCACGCTCAACTACCTCCGT CTATGTGTGATATTGGAGCCAATGCAAGAGTTGATGTCCAGGCATAAGACCTACAGTCTGAGCCCCAGAGACTGCCTGAAGACCTGTCTCTTCCAAAAGTGGCAAAGAATGGTAGCCCCTCCAG CTGAGCCAGCCAGACAAGCTCCAAACAAGCGACGGAAAAGAAAGGTGTCCGGTGGAAGCACCGTGAGCTCCGGTGGAGGcaacaataacaacagcaacagcaaaaagaagagtCCAGCAAACAGCTTTTCACTCTCCAGCCAGGTACCT gaCCTGGTTGGAACAAAAACCTGTACAGTGCCGGAGCTTGAGGACCGGAGTTGA
- the ldb1a gene encoding LIM domain-binding protein 1-A isoform X3 yields MLDRDVGPTPMYPPSYMEPGMGRPTPYGNQTDYRIYELNKRLQNWTEDCDNLWWDAFTTEFFEDDAMLTITFCLEDGPKRYTIGRTLIPRYFRSIFEGGATELFYVLKHPKESFHSNFVSLDCDQCTMVTQNGKPMFTQVCVEGRLYLEFMFDDMMRIKTWHFSIRQHREVLPRSILAMHDPQMLDQLAKNITRCGLSNSTLNYLRLCVILEPMQELMSRHKTYSLSPRDCLKTCLFQKWQRMVAPPAEPARQAPNKRRKRKVSGGSTVSSGGGNNNNSNSKKKSPANSFSLSSQVPDVMMVGEPTLMGGEFGDEDERLITRLENTQFDGANGLEDEDSFNSSPAMGANSPWNNKAPSSQESKNDNSQSSQ; encoded by the exons ATGCTGGACAGAGATGTGGG GCCCACACCCATGTACCCACCGTCATACATGGAGCCTGGAATGGG gAGACCCACACCGTACGGGAACCAGACAGATTACCGGATATATGAGCTGAACAAACGGCTACAGAATTGGACAGAG GACTGTGACAATCTCTGGTGGGATGCGTTCACCACAGAGTTTTTTGAGGATGACGCCATGCTTACCATCACTTTCTGTCTGGAAGATGGACCCAAACGATACA CCATCGGCAGGACGTTAATCCCGAGATACTTCCGAAGTATTTTCGAGGGGGGTGCCACAGAGCTGTTCTACGTTTTGAAGCACCCGAAGGAGTCCTTCCACAGTAACTTTGTGTCTCTGGACTGTGACCAGTGCACCATGGTGACCCAGAACGGCAAACCCATGTTCACACAG GTTTGTGTGGAGGGGCGCCTGTACCTAGAGTTCATGTTTGACGACATGATGAGGATCAAGACTTGGCACTTCAGcatcagacaacacagagaggTCCTACCAAGGAGCATATTGGCTATGCAT GATCCTCAGATGCTCGATCAGCTGGCTAAGAATATCACCAGATGTGGGCTGTCGAACTCCACGCTCAACTACCTCCGT CTATGTGTGATATTGGAGCCAATGCAAGAGTTGATGTCCAGGCATAAGACCTACAGTCTGAGCCCCAGAGACTGCCTGAAGACCTGTCTCTTCCAAAAGTGGCAAAGAATGGTAGCCCCTCCAG CTGAGCCAGCCAGACAAGCTCCAAACAAGCGACGGAAAAGAAAGGTGTCCGGTGGAAGCACCGTGAGCTCCGGTGGAGGcaacaataacaacagcaacagcaaaaagaagagtCCAGCAAACAGCTTTTCACTCTCCAGCCAGGTACCT GACGTGATGATGGTGGGAGAGCCCACTCTGATGGGAGGGGAGTTTGGTGACGAGGACGAGCGTCTGATCACGCGGCTGGAGAACACGCAGTTCGATGGGGCGAACGGCCTGGAGGATGAGGACAGTTTCAACAGCTCGCCTGCAATGGGGGCAAACTCGCCCTGGAACAACAAGGCTCCCTCCAGTCAGGAGAGCAAGAATGACAACTCGCAGTCATCCCAGTAG
- the ldb1a gene encoding LIM domain-binding protein 1-A isoform X2 has product MSVGGCACPGCSSKSFKLYSPKEPPNGGSFPPFHPGAMLDRDVGPTPMYPPSYMEPGMGRPTPYGNQTDYRIYELNKRLQNWTEDCDNLWWDAFTTEFFEDDAMLTITFCLEDGPKRYTIGRTLIPRYFRSIFEGGATELFYVLKHPKESFHSNFVSLDCDQCTMVTQNGKPMFTQVCVEGRLYLEFMFDDMMRIKTWHFSIRQHREVLPRSILAMHDPQMLDQLAKNITRCGLSNSTLNYLRLCVILEPMQELMSRHKTYSLSPRDCLKTCLFQKWQRMVAPPAEPARQAPNKRRKRKVSGGSTVSSGGGNNNNSNSKKKSPANSFSLSSQDVMMVGEPTLMGGEFGDEDERLITRLENTQFDGANGLEDEDSFNSSPAMGANSPWNNKAPSSQESKNDNSQSSQ; this is encoded by the exons GCTGTTCGTCAAAGTCATTCAAGCTGTACTCTCCTAAGGAGCCCCCAAACGGCGGCAGCTTTCCCCCCTTCCACCCAGGCGCTATGCTGGACAGAGATGTGGG GCCCACACCCATGTACCCACCGTCATACATGGAGCCTGGAATGGG gAGACCCACACCGTACGGGAACCAGACAGATTACCGGATATATGAGCTGAACAAACGGCTACAGAATTGGACAGAG GACTGTGACAATCTCTGGTGGGATGCGTTCACCACAGAGTTTTTTGAGGATGACGCCATGCTTACCATCACTTTCTGTCTGGAAGATGGACCCAAACGATACA CCATCGGCAGGACGTTAATCCCGAGATACTTCCGAAGTATTTTCGAGGGGGGTGCCACAGAGCTGTTCTACGTTTTGAAGCACCCGAAGGAGTCCTTCCACAGTAACTTTGTGTCTCTGGACTGTGACCAGTGCACCATGGTGACCCAGAACGGCAAACCCATGTTCACACAG GTTTGTGTGGAGGGGCGCCTGTACCTAGAGTTCATGTTTGACGACATGATGAGGATCAAGACTTGGCACTTCAGcatcagacaacacagagaggTCCTACCAAGGAGCATATTGGCTATGCAT GATCCTCAGATGCTCGATCAGCTGGCTAAGAATATCACCAGATGTGGGCTGTCGAACTCCACGCTCAACTACCTCCGT CTATGTGTGATATTGGAGCCAATGCAAGAGTTGATGTCCAGGCATAAGACCTACAGTCTGAGCCCCAGAGACTGCCTGAAGACCTGTCTCTTCCAAAAGTGGCAAAGAATGGTAGCCCCTCCAG CTGAGCCAGCCAGACAAGCTCCAAACAAGCGACGGAAAAGAAAGGTGTCCGGTGGAAGCACCGTGAGCTCCGGTGGAGGcaacaataacaacagcaacagcaaaaagaagagtCCAGCAAACAGCTTTTCACTCTCCAGCCAG GACGTGATGATGGTGGGAGAGCCCACTCTGATGGGAGGGGAGTTTGGTGACGAGGACGAGCGTCTGATCACGCGGCTGGAGAACACGCAGTTCGATGGGGCGAACGGCCTGGAGGATGAGGACAGTTTCAACAGCTCGCCTGCAATGGGGGCAAACTCGCCCTGGAACAACAAGGCTCCCTCCAGTCAGGAGAGCAAGAATGACAACTCGCAGTCATCCCAGTAG
- the ldb1a gene encoding LIM domain-binding protein 1-A isoform X1 translates to MSVGGCACPGCSSKSFKLYSPKEPPNGGSFPPFHPGAMLDRDVGPTPMYPPSYMEPGMGRPTPYGNQTDYRIYELNKRLQNWTEDCDNLWWDAFTTEFFEDDAMLTITFCLEDGPKRYTIGRTLIPRYFRSIFEGGATELFYVLKHPKESFHSNFVSLDCDQCTMVTQNGKPMFTQVCVEGRLYLEFMFDDMMRIKTWHFSIRQHREVLPRSILAMHDPQMLDQLAKNITRCGLSNSTLNYLRLCVILEPMQELMSRHKTYSLSPRDCLKTCLFQKWQRMVAPPAEPARQAPNKRRKRKVSGGSTVSSGGGNNNNSNSKKKSPANSFSLSSQVPDVMMVGEPTLMGGEFGDEDERLITRLENTQFDGANGLEDEDSFNSSPAMGANSPWNNKAPSSQESKNDNSQSSQ, encoded by the exons GCTGTTCGTCAAAGTCATTCAAGCTGTACTCTCCTAAGGAGCCCCCAAACGGCGGCAGCTTTCCCCCCTTCCACCCAGGCGCTATGCTGGACAGAGATGTGGG GCCCACACCCATGTACCCACCGTCATACATGGAGCCTGGAATGGG gAGACCCACACCGTACGGGAACCAGACAGATTACCGGATATATGAGCTGAACAAACGGCTACAGAATTGGACAGAG GACTGTGACAATCTCTGGTGGGATGCGTTCACCACAGAGTTTTTTGAGGATGACGCCATGCTTACCATCACTTTCTGTCTGGAAGATGGACCCAAACGATACA CCATCGGCAGGACGTTAATCCCGAGATACTTCCGAAGTATTTTCGAGGGGGGTGCCACAGAGCTGTTCTACGTTTTGAAGCACCCGAAGGAGTCCTTCCACAGTAACTTTGTGTCTCTGGACTGTGACCAGTGCACCATGGTGACCCAGAACGGCAAACCCATGTTCACACAG GTTTGTGTGGAGGGGCGCCTGTACCTAGAGTTCATGTTTGACGACATGATGAGGATCAAGACTTGGCACTTCAGcatcagacaacacagagaggTCCTACCAAGGAGCATATTGGCTATGCAT GATCCTCAGATGCTCGATCAGCTGGCTAAGAATATCACCAGATGTGGGCTGTCGAACTCCACGCTCAACTACCTCCGT CTATGTGTGATATTGGAGCCAATGCAAGAGTTGATGTCCAGGCATAAGACCTACAGTCTGAGCCCCAGAGACTGCCTGAAGACCTGTCTCTTCCAAAAGTGGCAAAGAATGGTAGCCCCTCCAG CTGAGCCAGCCAGACAAGCTCCAAACAAGCGACGGAAAAGAAAGGTGTCCGGTGGAAGCACCGTGAGCTCCGGTGGAGGcaacaataacaacagcaacagcaaaaagaagagtCCAGCAAACAGCTTTTCACTCTCCAGCCAGGTACCT GACGTGATGATGGTGGGAGAGCCCACTCTGATGGGAGGGGAGTTTGGTGACGAGGACGAGCGTCTGATCACGCGGCTGGAGAACACGCAGTTCGATGGGGCGAACGGCCTGGAGGATGAGGACAGTTTCAACAGCTCGCCTGCAATGGGGGCAAACTCGCCCTGGAACAACAAGGCTCCCTCCAGTCAGGAGAGCAAGAATGACAACTCGCAGTCATCCCAGTAG